TTCTTTGCTTTCATGGACAATCACACAATCTCCACCTGAAGTTTTCACAACATCTGCTTCTCCTTTCCTGCTCTCTGCCCGTGTCAGAGGTcttttcctcacacacacactaatccGCTGCTCTCCTTCTTgcctggtacacacacacacacacacacacacacacacacacacacacacacacacacacacacacacacacacacacacacacacacacatccgcaCGCGTGCACCATTCACATTCGAAATTAGGATGATAATGTCCAAAGGAAAGTCATATGCAAACTTTGTGAAAACTTCATaatacaaatcaacaaaatcacATAAAGtttgtaaattataaaaaagtTATGCATAGATGGGAAACCTCTCCTAAATGCATGTGTTGGAGCCATTTCGATACAGTTTTTactaaaatattcatttgcCAGTAGGGAACAAGCAGCGAGGACAATACAAACCACTGCCACTCACTTTTTGTCTTGAGCAGGAAGGGAACTCCGTGGGAGTCCGTAGTTGTAGCCAGCTGTTCTCTTTGATTCATAAATGGGTGTTGGCTTTACCATGCGTTCAGAAGCCCCCTTACTGGCTATTTCTGTACAAAGTTTTTCCTTCTTAGAAGTTCTTTTCCTATCTTTGTACCcaactgttttgttgttaaacCTCTTTGATGCCACGGCTGCAGACctggatttttgtttgtggaaTGAAACAAACTTTGGTGATAATCTGGTGTGAGAGTTGAACATGGCAGTTCCTCCTGTGATGTCTGGCTCAGTGTTTCCTCCTTTGTGATGATTAGATGGACGACTATGGGCATCTGTCCTGTGGTTATTGTTCCCTTTGCAGCCACATACAACAGCACTTCCACTGTCAAGCTTAAGCTTCAGAGGTGTGGCTGACCCTTTGCCCTGGACTGGCCCATCATTTCTATTATGACTTGCACAGAAATGAACAGAGCCTACGGGATAGGAAAGTAGCTTCTGATGATGATCAGTGGTTTCACAACTGAAATCAAGCTTTCTGCGAACGCATGACGGTCTGGTAACAGTGGCTGTATTTAGCTTATTCACGGCACCACCCttctcatcctcatcatcacaTACCTCATCAGGATCTCCATAGCCATAATAAGTACTACTACTATCCACTGCAGCGTTGCCTACATCACCACCATCAGCACcataatcatcataatcatcGACATCGTCATATACAAGACTCTCTTGGTCGAGAGTTTTGACCATTTTGACCAGATGGAAGAGTCGAGCCCTGTCCTCCATAGTTCGGATTCCCAGGATGGGATAGTCCTCCATGGTCAGTGCTGAAAGGTGGGCTGCACGATGAACTCCCATGGAGGTAAACCTGAAAAAACAGGGGGACATGAGACAGAGGGGGGCAGATAGTCAGAGGAGGAGTCAGAGGAGGAGCGTCGGTCTGGATGTCCTGTGGGTGAGTGTGCTTACCTTGCATAGTGATGCTGTAGCCCGACCGCTCTCAGACACTCGTTCAGGCAAAGTGTCATTTCCtccacttccttttctttctttttttcttttacttcactCAGCCTGCCCTGAGAGTGGCAGACATGTCGGTTCAGTCTTTCCATCAGTTGgtcacaaaaagcaaaagtgtgcaaaaagtgactGTACAATTAAAGTCATTCTACGACGACAAGCTAAACTTACATGGAAAATAACAACTACAAAGCAACCACAAAATTCACACTACACGAGCTTCCTACTGCTGCCACACCGCTTTTTCCAAGAGAGTGTGTCCttgctgtttttcctccctctgtgatttttgtcagaGACTGATGGCCAGTGGTTGGTCACTGTGTCATTACTACCACACTGCACTGTTGTAGAAGTAAGAAATGCACAGGACACTGGTATGGTGCTGAAATTTGACACTTGGTCAGGATGGAGCCTGGGCAGCACAGTCATGTCACACATTTTTGTATCGTAGCAAAGAAGATTAATATAGCAGAGACAGGCAAACAACTGTTGCTTCTTTGGCTTCTACAGTGGATTGGCTGGCAGCTGTAATAGTCCTGCCATACGGCACTTCACTGAGACCCTCTTCATATACATAAATAAGTTGAGATCGTTCTTCATTACTGTGCTTTATGAAGGGCGAGGGCAAGTGTTAGAGATCCATATTTCCTTCCTGTTCCCGTTG
Above is a genomic segment from Xiphias gladius isolate SHS-SW01 ecotype Sanya breed wild chromosome 19, ASM1685928v1, whole genome shotgun sequence containing:
- the LOC120804942 gene encoding uncharacterized protein LOC120804942 encodes the protein MTLCLNECLRAVGLQHHYARFTSMGVHRAAHLSALTMEDYPILGIRTMEDRARLFHLVKMVKTLDQESLVYDDVDDYDDYGADGGDVGNAAVDSSSTYYGYGDPDEVCDDEDEKGGAVNKLNTATVTRPSCVRRKLDFSCETTDHHQKLLSYPVGSVHFCASHNRNDGPVQGKGSATPLKLKLDSGSAVVCGCKGNNNHRTDAHSRPSNHHKGGNTEPDITGGTAMFNSHTRLSPKFVSFHKQKSRSAAVASKRFNNKTVGYKDRKRTSKKEKLCTEIASKGASERMVKPTPIYESKRTAGYNYGLPRSSLPAQDKKQEGEQRISVCVRKRPLTRAESRKGEADVVKTSGGDCVIVHESKEAVDLTQYILQHRFYFDQVFGEESSNEEVYQRTAYPLVQHMLNG